Proteins from one Chitinophaga oryzae genomic window:
- a CDS encoding DUF3857 domain-containing protein translates to MKLLSSLAAALFCCTRLMAGDPVYPAKAIPDSMQQNAHLVKRFEEITQTISGPREVNVVTRYVLTVLDQEGADATMLVRSYSKQVDVRSISGALYDADGKLIKKLKQSDIKDLSVDGDGSLMTDTRYKVHRFYHNVYPYTVEYEVEERLHNTYNLRSWMPQAKKDCTVESSRFTVVTPADYQLRYLASGVGDKPAVTEKGKLVYTWEVKNVPALADEPYSKEFVELSANVLISPSAFKIDDYEGNGATWEGLGKFGYTINAGRDELPDNIKQKVHELIAGQSSKAQQIQTLYKWLQQNYRYISIQLGIGGLQTFDAKTVAAKGYGDCKALSNYMMALLKEAGIKSYCAWVKAGDGEKYLNEKFPDDDFNHVILCVPDKDTTWLECTSGTLPAGYLGGFTSDRAVLLLTEEGGKLVHTPAMGMQDNRQVRTVNAVMQDNGNLKVSSVTLRSGEEQEDLHHILHVLSKDKQLEVMRKSLDLSSYDVGKYECREKPALVPEIEEQLDLSCNAYATVTGKRIFVVPNILNRSIRKLDADSNRVSDLVLKYAFMHTDSVTITVPEGYRAEALPAPVALQTKFGSYSAVATMKGNTITYIRKLQRKAGTFPKTDYNEFAKFYTTIYRADRNRMVLVKQE, encoded by the coding sequence ATGAAATTATTGTCATCCCTTGCAGCCGCTTTATTCTGCTGTACCAGGCTGATGGCCGGCGACCCGGTGTATCCCGCAAAGGCTATCCCGGACTCCATGCAGCAAAACGCCCACCTGGTGAAACGGTTTGAGGAAATTACCCAAACCATCTCCGGACCCAGGGAAGTGAACGTGGTAACCCGGTATGTGCTGACGGTACTGGACCAGGAAGGGGCCGATGCCACTATGCTCGTCAGAAGCTATAGTAAACAGGTCGATGTAAGGTCCATCAGCGGGGCGTTGTATGACGCCGACGGTAAACTGATAAAAAAACTGAAACAGTCAGATATCAAAGACCTGAGCGTAGATGGCGACGGCAGCCTCATGACTGACACCCGCTACAAAGTACACCGGTTCTATCATAACGTCTACCCCTATACGGTGGAGTATGAAGTGGAGGAGCGGCTACATAACACCTACAACCTCCGCTCATGGATGCCGCAGGCAAAAAAAGACTGTACCGTAGAGTCTTCCCGCTTCACAGTGGTAACGCCGGCGGACTATCAGTTGCGTTACCTGGCTTCCGGTGTGGGCGACAAACCGGCGGTGACCGAGAAAGGGAAACTGGTGTACACCTGGGAAGTAAAGAACGTGCCTGCACTGGCAGACGAGCCTTATTCCAAAGAGTTCGTGGAACTGAGCGCCAATGTGCTCATATCGCCCTCCGCTTTCAAAATTGATGATTACGAAGGCAACGGCGCCACCTGGGAAGGGCTGGGCAAATTCGGTTACACCATCAATGCCGGACGCGACGAGCTGCCGGACAATATCAAACAGAAGGTGCATGAACTGATTGCCGGGCAGTCCTCCAAAGCACAGCAGATACAGACGCTCTATAAATGGTTGCAGCAAAACTACCGTTACATCAGCATCCAGCTGGGAATCGGCGGACTACAGACCTTCGACGCCAAAACCGTGGCCGCCAAAGGTTATGGCGATTGTAAGGCTTTGTCCAATTATATGATGGCGCTGCTGAAAGAAGCCGGTATTAAATCGTATTGCGCCTGGGTGAAAGCCGGGGATGGTGAGAAATATCTCAACGAAAAATTCCCGGACGACGACTTCAACCACGTAATCCTGTGTGTGCCGGATAAAGACACTACCTGGCTGGAATGTACCAGCGGTACGCTCCCCGCAGGATACCTCGGCGGCTTTACGTCAGACAGGGCCGTGCTGCTCCTCACGGAAGAAGGCGGAAAACTGGTGCATACCCCGGCGATGGGTATGCAGGACAACCGCCAGGTGCGTACGGTCAATGCCGTGATGCAGGACAACGGTAATTTGAAGGTTTCTTCCGTAACTCTGCGCAGCGGGGAAGAACAGGAAGACCTGCATCATATCCTGCATGTGCTCAGTAAAGACAAGCAGCTGGAGGTAATGCGTAAATCCCTGGACCTGTCCAGTTATGATGTTGGTAAGTACGAATGCAGGGAGAAGCCTGCGCTCGTTCCCGAGATAGAAGAGCAGCTGGACCTTAGCTGTAACGCTTATGCAACGGTAACGGGTAAACGGATTTTTGTGGTGCCTAATATCCTGAACCGGAGCATCCGTAAACTGGATGCCGATAGCAACAGGGTTTCCGACCTGGTGTTGAAATACGCGTTCATGCATACAGACTCTGTTACCATCACGGTGCCGGAAGGATATAGAGCAGAAGCGCTGCCCGCGCCGGTGGCGCTGCAGACCAAATTCGGCAGCTACAGCGCCGTGGCCACAATGAAGGGGAATACTATCACCTACATCCGTAAACTGCAAAGGAAAGCCGGTACTTTTCCCAAGACAGACTATAATGAGTTCGCAAAGTTCTATACCACCATTTACCGGGCAGACCGCAACCGGATGGTGCTGGTAAAACAGGAATAG
- a CDS encoding OmpA family protein — translation MSFDLLESAKSIFNSSVVSQASSQLGESEGGIQKALSGIIPVVLTGLLNKAGSGGDAGGLLNMIKGVAGDANPSAVAGALQSGGGGLLAKGGDLLRSLFGDKISSITGMLSSFAGIKESSASTLLQTATPATLGAAGQYAAQNNLTPNSFLSFLNTQKDSILNAVPGGLNLAGVLGLSSLGDLGKKLGGIAAGIGGVGIGAANAAVNTVKQSGGGRWIWSLLLLLVAIILLWYLMKGCGGKNPEGTTVTDSITTSQLADSAATHVTNVEPMNSARESIQVTLPDGTVLQAYKGGIEDQLVTFLKDDTRPAGKDVWFDFDNLNFKTGSAVITEESMTQVKNIAAILKAFPKSKIKIGGYTDRTGDSTQNLRLSQERAAAVENALKNEKADMKQLLGAEGYGSQFAKAAATAPDEERKKDRHISVSVREK, via the coding sequence ATGTCATTTGACTTACTTGAAAGTGCAAAAAGTATTTTTAACAGTAGTGTCGTTAGTCAGGCTTCCTCACAACTGGGAGAGAGCGAAGGCGGCATTCAAAAAGCATTAAGTGGGATCATACCGGTTGTATTAACGGGGCTGCTGAACAAAGCCGGTTCTGGTGGAGATGCCGGTGGTTTACTGAATATGATCAAAGGGGTAGCCGGCGACGCCAATCCATCTGCCGTGGCGGGCGCCCTGCAAAGTGGCGGCGGCGGCCTGCTGGCCAAAGGAGGCGATCTGCTGCGCAGCCTTTTTGGCGATAAGATCAGCTCCATTACTGGCATGTTATCTTCTTTTGCAGGCATCAAGGAATCATCTGCCAGCACCCTGCTGCAAACAGCCACTCCTGCCACGCTGGGCGCGGCGGGACAATATGCGGCACAAAACAACCTTACTCCCAATTCATTCCTCTCTTTCCTGAACACACAGAAAGACAGCATATTGAACGCCGTACCGGGCGGCCTCAACCTCGCCGGTGTCCTCGGTCTTTCCAGCCTGGGCGATCTCGGTAAAAAACTGGGCGGCATCGCCGCCGGAATTGGCGGAGTGGGTATCGGTGCTGCCAATGCGGCCGTTAACACGGTTAAACAAAGCGGTGGCGGCCGCTGGATATGGTCACTGCTCCTGTTGCTGGTCGCCATTATCCTGCTGTGGTATCTGATGAAAGGCTGCGGCGGCAAGAACCCGGAAGGCACTACTGTCACTGATAGTATCACCACCAGCCAGCTCGCTGATTCGGCAGCAACACATGTCACTAACGTAGAACCGATGAACTCTGCCCGTGAAAGCATACAGGTGACCCTGCCCGACGGCACTGTACTGCAGGCTTACAAAGGCGGCATCGAAGACCAGCTGGTGACTTTCCTGAAAGACGACACCCGCCCCGCCGGCAAGGATGTTTGGTTTGACTTTGACAACCTCAATTTCAAAACCGGCAGCGCCGTGATCACAGAAGAAAGTATGACGCAGGTAAAAAACATCGCCGCGATTCTCAAAGCTTTCCCTAAATCCAAAATAAAAATCGGTGGTTATACCGACCGCACCGGCGATAGTACGCAGAACCTGAGACTGTCACAGGAACGCGCCGCCGCGGTGGAAAATGCGCTCAAAAACGAAAAGGCTGATATGAAACAGCTGCTCGGCGCAGAAGGCTATGGTTCTCAGTTCGCCAAAGCTGCCGCCACCGCACCTGATGAAGAAAGGAAAAAAGACAGGCATATTTCCGTGAGCGTACGGGAGAAATAA
- a CDS encoding quaternary amine ABC transporter ATP-binding protein → MMPKLKIDNLTLIFGREQQEALQLLQQGKSKAEILERTGATVGVKNASFEIEKGEFFVIMGLSGSGKSSLLRCLNRLIEPSAGKVLLNNVDITALPDADLQKVRRKEIAMVFQKFGLLPHRSVLENVAFGLELQGMPAAERLEKARNVIELVGLKGYENMLPAELSGGMQQRVGLARALANEPEVLLMDEAFSALDPLIRTQMQDELLDLQEKMHKTIVFITHDLDEAIRLGDRIAIMKDGEVIQIGTPEEILTAPANEYVSSFVEKVDRKAIITASSLMDTKPTTAVFRKDGPEGSLRKMRATGLKILPAVTVDKHFLGFVYLHEVLEVKQRGDKTIEAVIHRDVPVAHPDTTVEQMLPFIAETDKPVAVVNPANNKLLGLISQTSLIIETTGSQANPQA, encoded by the coding sequence ATGATGCCTAAACTTAAAATAGATAACCTTACGCTGATCTTCGGCCGCGAACAACAGGAAGCGCTGCAGCTGCTCCAACAGGGTAAGTCAAAAGCGGAAATACTGGAACGCACCGGCGCTACGGTGGGAGTGAAAAACGCTTCCTTCGAAATTGAAAAGGGAGAATTTTTTGTCATCATGGGGCTCTCCGGCAGCGGTAAATCCAGCCTGCTCCGTTGTCTCAACCGCCTCATAGAACCGAGCGCCGGCAAGGTGTTGCTCAACAACGTGGACATCACGGCCCTCCCGGACGCGGACCTGCAAAAGGTACGCCGTAAGGAAATTGCCATGGTATTCCAGAAGTTCGGCCTCCTGCCACACCGCTCTGTTCTGGAGAACGTGGCGTTCGGACTTGAACTGCAAGGCATGCCGGCGGCTGAACGGCTGGAGAAAGCACGTAACGTTATCGAACTGGTAGGCCTCAAAGGATACGAAAATATGCTGCCGGCAGAACTGTCGGGTGGTATGCAGCAACGCGTGGGGCTGGCCCGTGCGCTGGCCAACGAGCCGGAAGTACTGCTCATGGACGAAGCCTTCTCGGCACTTGATCCGCTGATCCGCACACAGATGCAGGACGAACTGCTGGACCTCCAGGAGAAAATGCATAAGACCATTGTTTTTATCACCCATGACCTGGATGAAGCCATCCGCCTGGGCGACCGTATCGCCATCATGAAAGACGGAGAAGTCATCCAGATCGGTACCCCGGAAGAAATCCTTACCGCGCCCGCTAACGAATACGTTAGCTCGTTCGTGGAAAAAGTGGACCGCAAGGCGATCATCACTGCCTCTTCCCTGATGGACACCAAGCCTACCACGGCGGTGTTCCGCAAAGACGGCCCGGAAGGCAGCCTGCGTAAGATGAGGGCCACCGGCCTGAAAATTCTGCCGGCGGTAACGGTTGATAAACACTTCCTCGGCTTCGTATACCTCCACGAAGTACTGGAAGTAAAACAACGGGGCGATAAAACAATTGAAGCGGTGATCCATCGGGATGTGCCGGTGGCGCATCCCGATACGACCGTGGAACAAATGCTGCCTTTCATTGCAGAAACAGATAAACCGGTAGCGGTGGTGAACCCCGCCAATAACAAGCTGCTGGGGCTGATATCCCAAACTTCCCTGATTATTGAAACCACGGGTAGCCAGGCTAACCCGCAAGCATAA
- a CDS encoding ABC transporter permease — MIRIGKYIEQFINWLTHNFSPFFKMVKAGVETMVDGVVGLFTILPFYVVIALLAILAWRRAGWGIGVVTSLGLTLIYMMGYWAPTMETLSLILVSAFIALIIGIPLGIWAARSKTAGRVMRPLLDFMQTMPAFVYLIPAVLFFGLGKVPGVFATIIFAMPPAVRLTTLGISQVPEDIVEATRSFGATPRQLLFKVELPLALPTILAGVNQTIMMSLSMVVVSAMIAAGGLGEIVLKGITQLKIGLGFEGGIAVVILAIILDRITQSFGKKKQKKNAK, encoded by the coding sequence ATGATTAGAATCGGAAAATATATTGAACAATTTATCAATTGGCTCACGCACAATTTCAGCCCCTTCTTTAAGATGGTGAAAGCGGGCGTGGAAACAATGGTAGATGGCGTAGTTGGGTTGTTCACCATCCTGCCGTTCTACGTGGTGATCGCGCTGCTGGCCATTCTTGCCTGGAGAAGGGCCGGATGGGGCATTGGGGTGGTGACTTCGCTGGGCCTGACGCTCATCTACATGATGGGCTACTGGGCGCCTACCATGGAAACGCTCTCCCTGATACTGGTGTCTGCTTTTATAGCCCTGATCATCGGCATCCCGCTGGGCATATGGGCGGCAAGAAGCAAAACAGCCGGCCGCGTTATGCGCCCGCTGCTCGACTTCATGCAGACTATGCCGGCTTTCGTATACCTCATCCCGGCAGTGCTCTTCTTCGGACTGGGGAAAGTGCCAGGCGTGTTCGCGACCATTATCTTTGCTATGCCGCCTGCAGTAAGACTGACTACCCTGGGTATCAGCCAGGTGCCGGAAGATATTGTGGAAGCTACCCGCTCTTTTGGCGCCACGCCACGGCAGCTGCTCTTTAAGGTGGAACTGCCTTTGGCGCTGCCTACCATCCTGGCGGGTGTTAACCAGACCATCATGATGTCACTGTCTATGGTGGTGGTATCTGCAATGATCGCTGCCGGCGGTCTTGGGGAAATAGTGCTGAAAGGGATCACCCAGCTCAAGATAGGGCTCGGCTTCGAAGGCGGTATCGCCGTAGTGATACTGGCCATCATTCTCGACCGCATTACACAATCATTCGGTAAAAAGAAACAAAAGAAAAACGCTAAATAA
- a CDS encoding glycine betaine ABC transporter substrate-binding protein, with protein MKKIFLVALAAVTLTFAACQQGDKKSGKKITIGYVNWAEGVAMTNLAKVLLEQQGYTVTLKNADVAPIFAAVAGGDADVFMDTWMPVTHKTYMETFGDKVTVLGTSFDSARIGLVVPDYVDARTIGDLDKYKTAFDGKVVGIDAGAGIMAKAEDAIRAYGLDYELQSSSEAAMMATLKKNIDEKTPVVVTGWAPHHMFARYKLRFLEDPKMVFGEMEKIMTIANNEFTVKDTAAVNFFRKFKLNSEALSSLMNAMADADGREEMAVKQWISEHEALVKEWM; from the coding sequence ATGAAAAAGATTTTCCTCGTTGCCCTGGCGGCGGTAACGCTGACCTTCGCTGCCTGCCAGCAGGGCGATAAAAAAAGCGGTAAGAAAATTACCATCGGATATGTCAACTGGGCGGAAGGTGTAGCCATGACCAACCTGGCCAAGGTGCTCCTGGAACAGCAAGGATACACGGTAACACTTAAAAATGCAGACGTGGCGCCCATCTTTGCGGCCGTAGCCGGCGGCGACGCAGACGTGTTCATGGACACCTGGATGCCCGTTACCCATAAAACTTATATGGAAACCTTCGGCGATAAAGTCACCGTGCTCGGTACCAGCTTCGACAGCGCCCGGATAGGCCTGGTAGTGCCTGACTACGTAGACGCCCGTACGATCGGGGACCTGGATAAATACAAGACGGCTTTTGACGGTAAAGTAGTCGGTATCGACGCCGGCGCCGGTATCATGGCCAAAGCAGAAGACGCCATCCGCGCGTACGGACTGGACTACGAGCTGCAATCCTCCTCCGAAGCCGCCATGATGGCCACACTGAAGAAAAATATCGATGAAAAAACGCCGGTGGTGGTTACCGGTTGGGCGCCCCACCATATGTTCGCCCGTTATAAGCTCCGTTTCCTGGAAGACCCTAAAATGGTGTTCGGTGAAATGGAGAAAATCATGACGATCGCTAACAACGAATTCACCGTAAAAGACACGGCAGCAGTCAACTTCTTCCGTAAATTCAAACTCAACAGCGAAGCGTTAAGCTCCCTCATGAATGCAATGGCGGATGCTGACGGCAGGGAAGAAATGGCCGTGAAACAATGGATCAGCGAACACGAAGCGCTGGTGAAAGAATGGATGTGA
- a CDS encoding PDZ domain-containing protein encodes MNDLTEAHPELILLDAVHTTRLHHNRFRCDHGWDIDLDDGSSNYYIYNNVCLNGGLKLREGFYRTVENNVILNNSFHPHVWFKNSHDVFRHNIVTGPYKPIGIRYWGDELDFNLFPDKAALPAETDRHSVAGDPGFVNPIGGDYRVKAASPALRMVFNNFPMDSFGVVSPALRLLAKKAPLPVLQQQHLIGTSETTWLGARVKNIETLGERSAAGLPDNNGVYLISIPDNFPYRLQAGDVILKAGNTVVKNVEDLLKAYTREGDKPATLTIFRDQRQIILGF; translated from the coding sequence ATGAACGACCTTACAGAAGCCCATCCGGAACTGATCCTGCTGGACGCTGTCCACACCACGCGGCTGCATCACAACCGCTTCCGCTGCGATCATGGCTGGGACATCGACCTGGACGACGGGTCCTCCAATTATTATATCTACAACAATGTGTGCCTCAACGGCGGCCTTAAACTGCGAGAAGGTTTTTACAGGACCGTGGAGAACAATGTCATCCTCAACAACTCCTTCCACCCGCATGTATGGTTTAAAAACAGCCATGATGTCTTCCGGCATAATATCGTAACGGGGCCCTACAAGCCCATCGGCATCCGTTACTGGGGCGATGAGCTGGACTTTAATCTTTTCCCGGACAAAGCCGCCCTTCCGGCGGAAACGGACCGGCACTCCGTTGCCGGTGATCCCGGGTTCGTTAACCCGATAGGTGGCGATTACCGCGTAAAAGCCGCGTCTCCCGCCCTGCGGATGGTATTCAACAATTTCCCGATGGACAGCTTCGGCGTAGTATCGCCTGCGCTGCGTTTGCTGGCGAAAAAAGCGCCGTTGCCGGTACTACAGCAACAGCACCTGATCGGCACCTCCGAAACCACCTGGCTGGGCGCCCGCGTCAAAAACATCGAAACACTGGGAGAACGCTCCGCAGCGGGCTTACCGGACAATAACGGCGTATATCTTATCAGCATACCGGATAATTTTCCTTACCGGCTACAGGCGGGAGATGTTATCTTAAAAGCAGGAAATACAGTTGTAAAAAATGTGGAAGATCTTCTAAAAGCGTATACCCGTGAAGGTGATAAGCCCGCGACACTGACTATTTTCAGGGACCAGCGGCAAATCATTTTGGGATTTTGA
- a CDS encoding right-handed parallel beta-helix repeat-containing protein, which translates to MKVIRLYVLLLAALTGTPGATAQERLSNDTVYIPVGTQNRHSTKLYGNVYTAARLQGVLRENRQRYPGKTLAVVFMEPGAYYPDSTLVITPELANGNGAVVIMPAHPGDMVTLSGGQPVKVKWRRWKNGIYKAKLALPYTFDHLYINDIQQIRARYPNYDSSAQHYNGSAADAVSPERVKTWKHPQGGYVHALHKGEWGGYHYRITGVNPDYSLQMEGGYQNNRPMGMHASRRFVENIFEELDTAREWYYDQPAQTLYYKPAPGTRLSGASVVVSRLPQVIALKGTADNPVRNVTIAGLRLAHTAPTFMDTREPLLRSDWTIYRGGTILLDGTENCTVRDCEFDHNGGNAVFVSNYNRHATISGCHIHDAGGSGICFVGSPDAVRSPLFEYNESQPLAAIDTVRGPKTSHYPDSCTAYDNLIYRTGTIEKQTAGIQLSMAMNISVLHNSIYDVPRAGINVSEGTFGGHDIAYNDVFNTVLETGDHGAFNSWGGTGTGIRTAAS; encoded by the coding sequence ATGAAAGTAATCCGCCTCTATGTCCTTCTGTTAGCGGCCCTGACGGGCACACCGGGCGCCACGGCACAGGAACGCCTGTCTAACGACACCGTTTATATCCCGGTAGGCACCCAAAACCGCCACAGCACGAAGCTGTACGGCAACGTATACACGGCAGCCCGGTTGCAGGGCGTTCTTCGGGAGAACCGGCAACGTTACCCCGGAAAAACGCTGGCCGTAGTATTTATGGAACCCGGCGCCTATTACCCCGACAGCACGCTGGTCATTACCCCGGAGCTGGCTAACGGTAACGGTGCGGTGGTGATCATGCCCGCCCACCCGGGAGACATGGTTACGCTGAGTGGCGGCCAGCCTGTTAAAGTAAAATGGCGCCGCTGGAAAAACGGCATCTATAAAGCCAAACTGGCGCTGCCCTATACGTTTGATCACTTATATATCAACGACATACAGCAGATACGCGCCCGTTATCCCAACTACGACAGCAGCGCACAGCATTACAACGGCAGCGCCGCCGACGCTGTCAGCCCCGAAAGGGTAAAGACGTGGAAACATCCGCAGGGCGGCTATGTACATGCCTTGCACAAGGGAGAATGGGGCGGCTATCATTACCGCATCACCGGGGTGAACCCGGACTACAGCCTGCAAATGGAAGGCGGCTACCAGAACAACCGGCCGATGGGAATGCATGCTTCCCGCCGTTTCGTGGAGAATATCTTCGAAGAACTGGACACTGCACGGGAATGGTACTACGACCAACCGGCCCAAACGCTGTATTATAAACCCGCGCCGGGCACGCGGCTGTCCGGGGCCAGCGTGGTGGTGTCCAGGCTGCCGCAGGTCATCGCGCTGAAAGGCACCGCCGACAACCCTGTCCGGAATGTGACGATCGCGGGCCTGCGCCTTGCACATACCGCCCCCACGTTTATGGATACACGCGAACCGCTGCTGCGCAGCGACTGGACCATCTACCGGGGCGGCACTATCCTGCTGGACGGCACCGAAAACTGCACCGTCCGGGATTGCGAATTTGACCATAACGGCGGTAACGCCGTATTCGTGAGCAATTATAACCGTCACGCTACCATCAGCGGGTGCCATATCCACGACGCCGGCGGCAGCGGCATCTGTTTTGTCGGCAGCCCGGACGCTGTCCGTTCCCCGTTATTTGAATACAACGAATCGCAGCCCCTGGCAGCCATCGACACCGTACGCGGCCCCAAAACCAGTCACTATCCTGATTCCTGTACCGCCTATGACAACCTGATTTACCGCACCGGCACCATCGAAAAGCAGACCGCCGGCATTCAGCTGTCTATGGCCATGAACATCAGCGTGCTGCACAATAGCATCTATGACGTACCGCGTGCAGGCATCAACGTGAGCGAAGGCACTTTCGGCGGCCACGATATTGCGTACAACGATGTATTTAATACCGTGCTGGAAACCGGCGACCATGGCGCCTTTAATTCCTGGGGCGGGACCGGTACTGGCATCCGGACCGCAGCGTCATGA